A single genomic interval of Dysidea avara chromosome 8, odDysAvar1.4, whole genome shotgun sequence harbors:
- the LOC136263054 gene encoding uncharacterized protein: MEELLMQGQKKMNAVEKEIAELTNMTDETLSHKYREQYNCLCEAVDVIMILLGREGSEKLMMTLSNAAPNNIFGDKKLVIPINNLADVIKSAVSRVMLELKLFIKLKRKLAAIPNKRTLLTSEDAKKSINELQNGWTKS, translated from the exons ATGGAAGAGTTACTGATGCAAGGGCAGAAAAAAATGAATGCTGTTGAGAAGGAAATAGCGGAACTCACTAATATGACTGATGAAACTTTGAGCCATAAA TACAGAGAACAGTACAATTGTTTGTGTGAAGCAGTGGATGTGATAATGATTTTATTGGGAAGAGAAG GATCAGAGAAATTGATGATGACTTTAAGTAATGCTGCTCCTAACAATATTTTTGGTGATAAG AAACtggttattccaatcaataacTTGGCTGATGTCATCAAAAGTG CTGTTTCTCGAGTCATGTTAGAATTAAAGTTGTTTATTAAGCTAAAG AGAAAACTAGCTGCCATACCAAATAAAAGAACTTTGCTGACAAGTGAGGACGCTAAAAAG AGTATTAATGAACTGCAAAATGGCTGGACAAAGAGCTAA